The DNA sequence AGACCGGCTCGTACGTCGTGCGCACCCCGTCGGCGTGCTGGACCGAGACCACCGGACGGTCCACCACCTGGCCGGCGAAGACCACGACGCCGTCGGCCGCCGTGCGGACCGCCGAGCCCGAGCTGTGCGCCAGGTCCACGCCGCGGTGGCCCGATCCCCAGGGCTGCGCCGGGGCGGTGAAGTCCCGCACGAGGTCGGCCGGGCCACCGGTGGGCCAGTCGTACACGACCTCCCCGACCGACCGCCCCTGCGCGCTCGACGTGGGCACCGCGGGGGTGGCCCCGCTCCGGGCGCCGGCCGGGTCGAGACTCGAGTCCGGCGGGGCGGGGTCGACGCGCGCGGTGACGACCGGCGCGGTGACGACCGGAGCGGCGTCGACCGGCGCGGCAAGGGCGGGAGCGGCGGGTACCACCGGCCCGCCGGTCACCGCCACCAGGGAGAGGGCGGCGCCGGAGACCCCCACGAGGAGGGCGACGACCGCGGCGTGCGTACCGGAGAGGCTCATGCGGCGAGGGTCCGCCGTGCGAGCCGAGGCTGGGCCGTCGCCGGCACCGGCCTGGGGATGTCCTTGCGGGGCTGCCCGTGTGGAGGAGAGGTGCCCCCGGGCGGGCGGGCGGTGCGGGCCCGGACAGGGATCGGATAGCATGGCTCCCGCAACCGGCAGCAGTCGGTTGACATCGCGTGCCCGCATGTCGTCGCACCACCGCCCCGGTCCCCAACCGGGACGGCCAGGTCGGCGAGGCGACCTCCGGTCCTCTCCGCGCGAGAGGTGCTTTCTCGTCGCGGGCACCAGGGTCCCAGGCCACCCGGCCGCGGACGACAACCGAGAGACGGGCCGCGCGACGCCTTCACGGCGAGCGTGGCCCCGTGGTGTGCGGGATCCCCGCACCAGGAAGGACGAGCCATGGCCGTCGTCACCATGCGCCAGCTCCTCGAGAGCGGCGTGCACTTCGGGCACCAGACCCGGCGCTGGAACCCGAAGATGAAGCGCTTCATCTTCACCGAGCGCAACGGCATCTACATCATCGACCTGCAGCAGTCGCTGACGGACATCGACCGTGCGTTCGAGTTCGTCAAGGAGACCGTCGCCCACGGCGGGAACATCCTCTTCGTCGGCACCAAGAAGCAGGCGCAGGAGTCCATCGCCGAGCAGGCCCAGCGCGTGGGCATGCCCTACGTCAACGAGCGCTGGCTCGGCGGCATGCTCACCAACTTCGGCACCGTGCACAAGCGCCTCCAGCGCCTCAAGGAGCTCGAGCAGGTCGACTTCGACGACGTCGCCGGCAGCGGCTTCACCAAGAAGGAGCTGCTCATGCAGCGCCGTGAGCGGGACAAGCTCGCGCGCACCCTCGGCGGCATCCGCGACATGGCGAAGATCCCCTCGGCCGTGTGGATCGTCGACACGAAGAAGGAGCACCTCGCCGTCGCCGAGGCCCGCAAGCTCCACATCCCGGTCGTGGCGATCCTGGACACCAACTGCGACCCCGACGAGGTCGACTACCGCATCCCGGGCAACGACGACGCCATCCGCGCCGTCTCGCTGCTGACCCGCGTCATCGCGGACGCCGCGGCCGAGGGGCTCGTCGCCCGCCACGGTGGCGGCGGCGCCGCGCCCACCGCGGAGGAGCCCCTGGCCGAGTGGGAGCGCGAGCTCCTCGCCGCCCACGAGGCCGACCAGTCCGCGACCGCCTCCGTGGTCGCGGCCGATGCCCCCGCGGCCGACGTCGCTGCCGCCGAGCAGACCGCCGGCGTCACCCACGACGCCCAGGAGGTTGCCGAGGCCGCCGAGGCCGCCGAGGAGACCCCCGGCGTCGACGTCGCGGGCCCGGACACCACCCAGGTGGCCGACAACTCCGTCGCCGCGGAGGACGCCAAGGCCGCCGAGGCCGCGCCGTCCGCCGAGACCGAGCAGGCCTGACCCACCACCGCTGATCTGGAGAGGATCACTTATGGCGAACTACACCGCCGCTGACATCAAGGCTCTGCGCGAGAAGACCGGCGCGGGCATGCTCGACGTCAAGAAGGCCCTGGACGAGGCGAACGGCGACGCCGACAAGGCGCTGGAGATCATCCGCGTCAAGGGCCTCAAGGGCGTCGCCAAGCGCGAGGGGCGCACCGTCGCCGAGGGGCTCGTCGCGGCTCAGATCGTCGCCGAGGGCGACGGCGAGACCGGCGTCATGGTCGAGGTCAACTCCGAGACCGACTTCGTCGCGAAGAACCAGAGCTTCATCGACTTCGCCGACAGCGTGCTCGCCGCGGCGGTCGCCACCGGCGCCACCGACGTCGAGACCCTCCTGGGAGCCGAGGTCGACGGCGAGACCGTGCAGGCCAAGGTCGACAACATCGCCGCCACCATCGGCGAGAAGATCGTCGTGCGCCGTCTCGTGCGGGTCAGCGGCGAGAAGGTCGCCAGCTACCTGCACCGCACCGCCAAGGACCTCCCGCCGTCGGTGGGCGTGCTCGTGGCCACCGACGCCGCCGGCGCCGAGGTCGGGCGCGACGTCGCGATGCACGTCGCGGCGTACTCGCCCAGCTACCTGGGCCGTGACGAGGTCCCCGCCGACCTGGTGGAGAACGAGCGCCGCATCGCCGAGGAGACCGCCCGCAACGAGGGCAAGCCCGAGGCCGCGCTGCCGAAGATCACCGAGGGCCGCCTCAACGGGTTCTTCAAGGAGAACGTCCTGCTCGACCAGGCGTTCGCCAAGGACCCCAAGAAGACGGTCGGCAAGGTCGTGGAGGAGGCCGGCGGCACCGTCACCGGCTTCGCCCGCTTCCGCGTCGGCGCCTGACGCACCCACCGGTGGCCCCGGCCCGTACGGGTCGGGGCCACCGGCGCACCACCGCGCGCCGGGGCCGCTGCCCCGCCCACCCACCCCTGGAGGACCGATCACCGTGCAGCCCGACACCGCGCCCGCCGGCGGGCCCGCCCGCCGCGTCCTGCTCAAGCTCTCCGGGGAGGTCTTCGGCGGCGGCAGGGTCGGCCTGGACCCCGACGTCGTCTCGGCCGTCGCGCGGGAGATCGCCGCGGCTGTCGCCGAGGGCGTCCAGGTGGCCGTGGTGGTCGGCGGCGGCAACTTCTTCCGTGGCGCGGAACTCTCCCAGCGCGGCCTGGACCGCTCCCGCGCCGACTACATGGGCATGCTCGGCACCGTGATGAACGCCCTGGCCCTCCAGGACTTCCTCGAGAAGGCCGGTGTGCGCACCCGCGTGCAGACCGCCATCACCATGGGGCAGGTCGCCGAGCCGTACATCCCCCTGCGGGCGATCCGCCACCTCGAGAAGGGCCGCGTCGTGGTCTTCGGCGCCGGCGCCGGCATGCCCTTCTTCTCCACCGACACCGTCGCCGCCCAGCGGGCGCTGGAGACGCACTGCGACGAGGTCCTCGTGGGCAAGAACGGTGTGGACGGGGTCTACACCGCCGACCCGCGCGTGGACCCCGGTGCCGTGCGGCTGGACCACCTCACCTACGCCGAGGCGATCCAGCAGGGTCTGCGCGTCGTCGACGCCGCCGCCTTCAGCCTGTGCATGGACAACGACCTCACGATGCGGGTCTTCGGCATGGGTGAGCCCGGTAACGTCACCCGCGCCCTGCGGGGTGAGAGGATCGGAACGCTCGTGACCACCCGTGAAGCTGACAACCAAGGAGTGACGCCGTGATCGACGACGCCCTGCTCGAGGCCGAGGAGAAGATGGACAAGGCCGTGGAGGTGGCCCGCGAGGAGATGAGCCACATCCGCACCGGCCGCGCCAACGCCGGCATGTTCAACCCGGTCCTCGTGGACTACTACGGCGCGCCGACCCCCCTGCAGCAGCTCGGCTCGCTCACGATCCCCGAGGCCCGCACCGTCCTCATCACGCCCTACGACCGCTCCGCCTCCAGCGCGATCGCCAAGGCCCTGCGCGAGTCCGACCTCGGCGTGAACCCCACGGACGACGGCAACGTCATCCGCGTGGTGCTGCCCGCCCTGACGGAGGAGCGTCGGCGCGACTACGTCAAGCTCGCCAAGCACAAGGGCGAGGACGCGCGCATCGCCATCCGCTCCGTGCGGCGCAAGGCGAAGGAGACCCTGGA is a window from the Georgenia muralis genome containing:
- the pyrH gene encoding UMP kinase, which encodes MQPDTAPAGGPARRVLLKLSGEVFGGGRVGLDPDVVSAVAREIAAAVAEGVQVAVVVGGGNFFRGAELSQRGLDRSRADYMGMLGTVMNALALQDFLEKAGVRTRVQTAITMGQVAEPYIPLRAIRHLEKGRVVVFGAGAGMPFFSTDTVAAQRALETHCDEVLVGKNGVDGVYTADPRVDPGAVRLDHLTYAEAIQQGLRVVDAAAFSLCMDNDLTMRVFGMGEPGNVTRALRGERIGTLVTTREADNQGVTP
- the rpsB gene encoding 30S ribosomal protein S2 — protein: MAVVTMRQLLESGVHFGHQTRRWNPKMKRFIFTERNGIYIIDLQQSLTDIDRAFEFVKETVAHGGNILFVGTKKQAQESIAEQAQRVGMPYVNERWLGGMLTNFGTVHKRLQRLKELEQVDFDDVAGSGFTKKELLMQRRERDKLARTLGGIRDMAKIPSAVWIVDTKKEHLAVAEARKLHIPVVAILDTNCDPDEVDYRIPGNDDAIRAVSLLTRVIADAAAEGLVARHGGGGAAPTAEEPLAEWERELLAAHEADQSATASVVAADAPAADVAAAEQTAGVTHDAQEVAEAAEAAEETPGVDVAGPDTTQVADNSVAAEDAKAAEAAPSAETEQA
- the frr gene encoding ribosome recycling factor; this encodes MIDDALLEAEEKMDKAVEVAREEMSHIRTGRANAGMFNPVLVDYYGAPTPLQQLGSLTIPEARTVLITPYDRSASSAIAKALRESDLGVNPTDDGNVIRVVLPALTEERRRDYVKLAKHKGEDARIAIRSVRRKAKETLDRIAKDGEAGQDEVDRAEKELEALTKKHVELVDHVLEAKERELLEV
- the tsf gene encoding translation elongation factor Ts; the protein is MANYTAADIKALREKTGAGMLDVKKALDEANGDADKALEIIRVKGLKGVAKREGRTVAEGLVAAQIVAEGDGETGVMVEVNSETDFVAKNQSFIDFADSVLAAAVATGATDVETLLGAEVDGETVQAKVDNIAATIGEKIVVRRLVRVSGEKVASYLHRTAKDLPPSVGVLVATDAAGAEVGRDVAMHVAAYSPSYLGRDEVPADLVENERRIAEETARNEGKPEAALPKITEGRLNGFFKENVLLDQAFAKDPKKTVGKVVEEAGGTVTGFARFRVGA
- a CDS encoding M23 family metallopeptidase; this encodes MSLSGTHAAVVALLVGVSGAALSLVAVTGGPVVPAAPALAAPVDAAPVVTAPVVTARVDPAPPDSSLDPAGARSGATPAVPTSSAQGRSVGEVVYDWPTGGPADLVRDFTAPAQPWGSGHRGVDLAHSSGSAVRTAADGVVVFAGQVVDRPVVSVQHADGVRTTYEPVSPVVATGDRVRRGEVLGLLESGHCPVWELTTCLHWGARTGPQSYVDPMDLLGLEVVVRLLPADLAGLP